Proteins encoded in a region of the Neodiprion lecontei isolate iyNeoLeco1 chromosome 5, iyNeoLeco1.1, whole genome shotgun sequence genome:
- the LOC124294626 gene encoding putative nuclease HARBI1, with product MVNVGPNDEDEGEVQRAPKRYIRDGQNPFEFYSEQEFKRRFRFSKDGIMYGILPRIEAALVSANNRGLPIPPVMQLLICLRFYATASFQLVNGDLMTISQSTVSRIIHRVSAQIASLIHAIIKFPSTEAAMIANRDLFRQLGARREGIGLPGVDGAIDCTHIRLCHTKFADLQEVYRNRKGYFSLNVQAVIGPNMEFLDVVPEWPGSNHDSQIFQNSRIYMRYHERQLTGTLVGDAGYPCLPFLLTPLANPITDAQQRYNNVQSRTRQIVERTFGVWKRRFPCLSRGLGTKLLCSTTIVVACAVLHNLSLTLDNALPEDNRIEEEEADELPPQAPHWQPGEGFAIREALIERLFI from the exons ATGGTCAACGTTGGGCCGAATGACGAAGACGAGGGTGAAGTACAGCGAGCTCCGAAGAGATACATCAGAGATGGTCAAAACCCGTTCGAGTTTTATTCCGAGCAGGAGTTCAAACGGCGATTCCGATTTTCAAAGGATGGTATTATGTACGGAATACTACCTAGAATTGAAGCTGCCTTAGTCAGTGCCAATAATCGTGGTCTACCAATTCCACCTGTCATGCAATTATTAATATGTCTACGATTTTACGCTACCGCTAGCTTTCAA CTCGTCAACGGAGATCTGATGACTATATCGCAGTCTACAGTATCGAGGATAATACACAGAGTATCGGCTCAAATTGCATCATTGATTCACgcaattatcaaatttcctaGTACGGAAGCTGCTATGATCGCAAACAGAGATCTATTCAGACAACTTGGTGCACGCAGGGAGGGTATCGGTTTACCTGGCGTTGATGGCGCTATCGACTGCACTCACATTCGATTATGTCATACGAAATTTGCAGACCTGCAGGAGGTTTATAGGAATCGTAAGGGATATTTTTCCCTCAATGTACAG GCAGTTATCGGACCCAATATGGAATTCTTGGATGTGGTTCCGGAATGGCCTGGAAGTAACCATGACAGtcaaatattccaaaattcacGAATTTACATGCGGTATCATGAGAGACAACTTACTGGAACCCTGGTTGGAGATGCCGGCTATCCGTGCTTGCCATTTCTGCTGACTCCACTGGCAAATCCAATTACAGATGCTCAACAAAG GTATAACAACGTACAAAGCAGAACAAGgcaaattgttgaaagaaCATTTGGAGTTTGGAAGCGACGTTTTCCTTGCCTATCCCGAGGTTTGGGAACCAAATTGTTGTGCTCTACCACAATTGTTGTAGCTTGTGCCGTACTACACAATTTATCACTAACATTGGATAATGCTCTTCCGGAAGATAATCGcatcgaggaagaagaagcggATGAATTGCCACCTCAAGCACCGCATTGGCAGCCTGGAGAGGGTTTTGCAATACGCGAAGCTCTAATCGAACGgttattcatttaa
- the LOC107223126 gene encoding polyadenylate-binding protein 1 isoform X1 — translation MNPGAPNYPMASLYVGDLHSDITEAMLFEKFSSAGPVLSIRVCRDMITRRSLGYAYVNFQQPADGQYFAERALDTMNFDMIKGRPIRIMWSQRDPSLRKSGVGNVFIKNLDKNIDNKAMYDTFSAFGNILSCKVAQDETGASKGYGFVHFETEEAANKSIDKVNGMLLNGKKVYVGKFIPRKEREKELGEKAKLFTNVYVKNFGEDMNDEKLREMFEKYGPINSHKVMSKDDGKSRGFGFVAFEDPEAAETAVTELNGKEILEGKCLYVGRAQKKAERQQELKRKFEQLKIERLNRYQGVNLYVKNLDDTIDDERLRKEFTPFGTITSAKVMMEEGRSKGFGFVCFSSPEEATKAVTEMNGRIVGTKPLYVALAQRKEDRKAHLASQYMQRMANMRMQQMGQIFQPGAAGSYFVPTIPQPQRFYGPAQMAQIRATPRWPAQPNQVRPNAQTGNSGFATMQGPFRAAPRAPTAPTGGMRNALSARPITGQQAVGGANMQGRTMAGPAVGVSPQGRPSNYKYTANMRNPPQAMAIPAPAPVQQAVHIQGQEPLTATMLAAAPPQEQKQMLGERLFPLIQRMYADLAGKITGMLLEIDNSELLHMLEHNESLKAKVEEAVAVLQAHQAKQAVATKKE, via the exons ATGAATCCAGGAGCGCCTAATTATCCGATGGCATCGCTGTACGTCGGTGATCTGCACTCGGATATAACCGAAGCAAtgctgtttgaaaaattttcatcggcAGGCCCAGTGCTGTCGATACGCGTGTGCAGAGATATGATCACTCGCCGCTCCCTTGGCTACGCATACGTTAACTTCCAGCAGCCAGCCGACGGTCAGTATTTCG CGGAACGAGCTTTAGACACAATGAACTTCGATATGATAAAGGGAAGGCCGATCCGTATAATGTGGTCACAGCGCGATCCATCGTTGAGAAAATCTGGAGTGGGCAACGTGTTCATTAAAAACTTGGATAAGAACATTGACAACAAAGCGATGTACGACACATTTTCTGCCTTCGGTAATATTTTGAGTTGTAAGGTAGCGCAGGACGAAACAGGTGCATCCAAAGGATATGGATTCGTCCATTTTGAAACCGAAGAAGCAGCGAACAAATCGATCGATAAAGTTAATGGCATGTTGCTCAACGGAAAAAAA GTTTACGTCGGCAAATTCATCCCAAGAAAAGAGCGTGAAAAGGAATTGGGAGAAAAAGCAAAACTGTTCACGAACGTCTATGTCAAAAACTTTGGAGAGGATATGAACGACGAGAAGCTTCGCGAGATGTTCGAAAAGTATGGACCGATAAACAGCCACAAGGTGATGAGTAAAGATGACGGGAAGTCGCGAGGCTTCGGCTTCGTTGCTTTTGAGGACCCTGAAGCAGCTGAGACGGCCGTCACCGAGCTAAATGGCAAGGAGATACTTGAGGGCAAATGTCTGTACGTTGGCAGAGCGCAGAAAAAGGCGGAGCGCCAGCAGGAGCTGAAGCGCAAGTTTGAACAGCTTAAAATTGAACGACTCAATCGCTACCAGGGGGTCAATTTATATGTGAAAAACCTCGATGACACCATCGACGACGAACGCCTCCGCAAAGAATTCACCCCCTTCGGAACTATCACTTCTGCCAAAGTTATGATGGAGGAGGGACGCAGCAAGGGATTCGGATTTGTCTGTTTCTCTTCTCCAGAGGAAGCGACCAAAGCTGTCACTGAAATGAATG GTCGCATCGTCGGTACAAAGCCACTCTATGTGGCATTGGCGCAGCGCAAGGAAGACCGTAAGGCACATTTGGCTTCGCAGTACATGCAGCGCATGGCAAATATGCGGATGCAACAGATGGGCCAGATCTTCCAGCCCGGCGCAGCCGGCAGCTACTTTGTTCCCACGATCCCTCAGCCCCAGAGATTCTACGGCCCTGCTCAGATGGCCCAAATACGTGCCACTCCTCGATGGCCTGCTCAGCCGAATCAAGTTCGACCCAATGCCCAAACCGGAAACTCTGGATTTGCTACTATGCAGGGTCCATTCCGTGCAGCACCTAGGGCACCGACTGCTCCCACTGGCGGTATGCGCAATGCTCTTTCCGCTAGACCAATTACcg GGCAACAAGCTGTCGGCGGAGCCAATATGCAGGGTCGCACTATGGCTGGACCAGCCGTGGGAGTTTCACCTCAGGGTCGCCCTTCGAACTACAAGTACACGGCTAACATGCGAAACCCTCCACAAGCGATGGCAATACCAGCACCAGCTCCGGTTCAGCAAGCGGTCCACATCCAGGGTCAAGAGCCTCTGACTGCGACGATGTTGGCAGCAGCTCCACCTCAAGAACAGAAACAGATGCTGGGAGAACGGCTTTTCCCGTTGATCCAAAGAATGTATGCCGATCTTGCCGGCAAGATAACCGGAATGCTTTTGGAAATTGACAATTCAGAGCTGCTTCACATGCTCGAGCACAACGAGTCGCTCAAGGCGAAAGTCGAGGAGGCCGTCGCGGTGCTTCAGGCTCACCAGGCGAAACAGGCAGTTGCCACCAAGAAGGAGTAG
- the LOC107223126 gene encoding polyadenylate-binding protein 1 isoform X2 produces MNPGAPNYPMASLYVGDLHSDITEAMLFEKFSSAGPVLSIRVCRDMITRRSLGYAYVNFQQPADAERALDTMNFDMIKGRPIRIMWSQRDPSLRKSGVGNVFIKNLDKNIDNKAMYDTFSAFGNILSCKVAQDETGASKGYGFVHFETEEAANKSIDKVNGMLLNGKKVYVGKFIPRKEREKELGEKAKLFTNVYVKNFGEDMNDEKLREMFEKYGPINSHKVMSKDDGKSRGFGFVAFEDPEAAETAVTELNGKEILEGKCLYVGRAQKKAERQQELKRKFEQLKIERLNRYQGVNLYVKNLDDTIDDERLRKEFTPFGTITSAKVMMEEGRSKGFGFVCFSSPEEATKAVTEMNGRIVGTKPLYVALAQRKEDRKAHLASQYMQRMANMRMQQMGQIFQPGAAGSYFVPTIPQPQRFYGPAQMAQIRATPRWPAQPNQVRPNAQTGNSGFATMQGPFRAAPRAPTAPTGGMRNALSARPITGQQAVGGANMQGRTMAGPAVGVSPQGRPSNYKYTANMRNPPQAMAIPAPAPVQQAVHIQGQEPLTATMLAAAPPQEQKQMLGERLFPLIQRMYADLAGKITGMLLEIDNSELLHMLEHNESLKAKVEEAVAVLQAHQAKQAVATKKE; encoded by the exons ATGAATCCAGGAGCGCCTAATTATCCGATGGCATCGCTGTACGTCGGTGATCTGCACTCGGATATAACCGAAGCAAtgctgtttgaaaaattttcatcggcAGGCCCAGTGCTGTCGATACGCGTGTGCAGAGATATGATCACTCGCCGCTCCCTTGGCTACGCATACGTTAACTTCCAGCAGCCAGCCGACG CGGAACGAGCTTTAGACACAATGAACTTCGATATGATAAAGGGAAGGCCGATCCGTATAATGTGGTCACAGCGCGATCCATCGTTGAGAAAATCTGGAGTGGGCAACGTGTTCATTAAAAACTTGGATAAGAACATTGACAACAAAGCGATGTACGACACATTTTCTGCCTTCGGTAATATTTTGAGTTGTAAGGTAGCGCAGGACGAAACAGGTGCATCCAAAGGATATGGATTCGTCCATTTTGAAACCGAAGAAGCAGCGAACAAATCGATCGATAAAGTTAATGGCATGTTGCTCAACGGAAAAAAA GTTTACGTCGGCAAATTCATCCCAAGAAAAGAGCGTGAAAAGGAATTGGGAGAAAAAGCAAAACTGTTCACGAACGTCTATGTCAAAAACTTTGGAGAGGATATGAACGACGAGAAGCTTCGCGAGATGTTCGAAAAGTATGGACCGATAAACAGCCACAAGGTGATGAGTAAAGATGACGGGAAGTCGCGAGGCTTCGGCTTCGTTGCTTTTGAGGACCCTGAAGCAGCTGAGACGGCCGTCACCGAGCTAAATGGCAAGGAGATACTTGAGGGCAAATGTCTGTACGTTGGCAGAGCGCAGAAAAAGGCGGAGCGCCAGCAGGAGCTGAAGCGCAAGTTTGAACAGCTTAAAATTGAACGACTCAATCGCTACCAGGGGGTCAATTTATATGTGAAAAACCTCGATGACACCATCGACGACGAACGCCTCCGCAAAGAATTCACCCCCTTCGGAACTATCACTTCTGCCAAAGTTATGATGGAGGAGGGACGCAGCAAGGGATTCGGATTTGTCTGTTTCTCTTCTCCAGAGGAAGCGACCAAAGCTGTCACTGAAATGAATG GTCGCATCGTCGGTACAAAGCCACTCTATGTGGCATTGGCGCAGCGCAAGGAAGACCGTAAGGCACATTTGGCTTCGCAGTACATGCAGCGCATGGCAAATATGCGGATGCAACAGATGGGCCAGATCTTCCAGCCCGGCGCAGCCGGCAGCTACTTTGTTCCCACGATCCCTCAGCCCCAGAGATTCTACGGCCCTGCTCAGATGGCCCAAATACGTGCCACTCCTCGATGGCCTGCTCAGCCGAATCAAGTTCGACCCAATGCCCAAACCGGAAACTCTGGATTTGCTACTATGCAGGGTCCATTCCGTGCAGCACCTAGGGCACCGACTGCTCCCACTGGCGGTATGCGCAATGCTCTTTCCGCTAGACCAATTACcg GGCAACAAGCTGTCGGCGGAGCCAATATGCAGGGTCGCACTATGGCTGGACCAGCCGTGGGAGTTTCACCTCAGGGTCGCCCTTCGAACTACAAGTACACGGCTAACATGCGAAACCCTCCACAAGCGATGGCAATACCAGCACCAGCTCCGGTTCAGCAAGCGGTCCACATCCAGGGTCAAGAGCCTCTGACTGCGACGATGTTGGCAGCAGCTCCACCTCAAGAACAGAAACAGATGCTGGGAGAACGGCTTTTCCCGTTGATCCAAAGAATGTATGCCGATCTTGCCGGCAAGATAACCGGAATGCTTTTGGAAATTGACAATTCAGAGCTGCTTCACATGCTCGAGCACAACGAGTCGCTCAAGGCGAAAGTCGAGGAGGCCGTCGCGGTGCTTCAGGCTCACCAGGCGAAACAGGCAGTTGCCACCAAGAAGGAGTAG